One window from the genome of Epinephelus moara isolate mb chromosome 5, YSFRI_EMoa_1.0, whole genome shotgun sequence encodes:
- the kat14 gene encoding cysteine-rich protein 2-binding protein, with protein MDSSSEQLGGGEDDAACTSASEGLEEGEVEGETLLIVESEDQGSVDLSHDQSGDSLTSDVGEEADGGWACEDMSFYCDRCHKWVPAAQLRGEQPSYLKGDNFFKFICFDCSEDGKESFERMRLTWQQVVMLAMYNLSLEGTGRQGYFRWKEDICAFIGRHWNFLLGTRKKTSTWWSTVAGCLSVGSPTFFRSGAQEFGEPGWWKLVQNRPPTLRPEVDKSITKAKASKPALDPIITVEGLRKRGARNPVENAMQLKEKRCRTQEAKDIRRAQKEAVGGYTDRSASSTPVKLGGGRGGSAGRRPDLVLEKGEVIDFSSLSSSDRTPLTSPSPSPSPDFSAPGTPASHSATPSLLSEADLIPDAMPPQALFHDDEEMETEGMIDPGMEYIPPPSANLVARKKLRPAPPHIKCEAESEDDEGREREDDFEEPVGRSEGPSLSTGRCVGAGGPERRRITHPEKTDGAGCISQSPRFAPLSLYEERMLLRRLDACPLALAVTPQAKRLHRKLLVRQAKRQRGLPLLDIDRAVSATLSLVGGIYGAHGVGNLMRGGAMGKYCTNSQELRILDRFQTNFSCRRGVQQHSVSFWHRLMGAEGSLDQSIKSPYTSRILKPYIRRDYESRPVKLRLLAEIKAYPHRKEPEWVPEPSAPIDYCYVRPNHIPSVNAMCHDSFWPGVDLSECLQYPDFSVVVLYKKVVIGFGFMVPDVKYNEAYISFLLVHPEWRRAGIGTFMIYHLIQTCMGKDVTLHVSASNPAMLLYQKFGFKAEEYILDFYDKYYPVDSTECRHAFFLRLRR; from the exons ATGGACAGCAGCAGCGAGCAGCTGGGCGGTGGTGAGGACGACGCAGCCTGCACGTCGGCCTCGGAGGGTTTggaggaaggggaggtggagggggagaCTCTGCTGATCGTGGAGTCGGAGGATCAGGGATCGGTGGATCTGTCACATGACCAGAGTGGAGACTCTCTGACCAGTGATGTGGGCGAGGAGGCTGACGGAGGCTGGGCCTGCGAGGACATGTCCTTCTACTGTGACCGCTGCCACAAGTGGGTCCCTGCAG ctcagctcagaggTGAGCAGCCCAGCTACCTGAAAGGAGACAACTTCTTTAAATTCATCTGCTTCGACTGCTCCGAGGACGGAAAGGAGAGCTTTGAGAGGATGAGACTCACCTGGCAGCAG GTGGTGATGTTGGCCATGTACAATCTGTCTCTGGAGGGGACGGGCCGACAAGGTTACTTCAGGTGGAAAGAGGACATCTGCGCTTTTATTGGCCGACACTGGAACTTCCTGCTGGGAACAAG GAAGAAGACATCAACATGGTGGAGCACGGTGGCCGGCTGCCTGTCGGTCGGCAGTCCTACTTTCTTCCGGTCTGGAGCGCAGGAGTTTGGTGAGCCTGGATGGTGGAAGCTGGTCCAGAACAGACCTCCAACTTTACGGCCAGAGGTGGACAAATCCATCACTAAGGCTAAAG CCTCGAAACCTGCCTTGGACCCGATCATCACCGTGGAGGGCCTTAGGAAGCGTGGAGCCAGAAACCCTGTGGAAAACGCCATGCAACTGAAGGAGAAGCGCTGTCGCACACAAGAGGCCAAAGACATCCGGCGTGCTCAGAAAGAGGCGGTGGGAGGCTACACCGACCGTAGTGCCTCCTCCACGCCGGTCAAACTGGGAGGAGGCCGTGGAGGTAGTGCAGGGCGCCGGCCTGACCTTGTCCTGGAAAAAGGTGAAGTCATTGATTTCTCCTCCCTCAGCTCATCAGACAGAACACCACTCACCAGCCCGTCACCATCACCTTCACCTGATTTCTCTGCCCCGGGGACGCCGGCATCTCATTCAGCAACACCCAGTCTGCTGTCGGAGGCGGACCTCATCCCAGACGCCATGCCTCCACAGGCTCTGTTCCACG ACGATGAAGAGATGGAGACGGAGGGAATGATTGACCCAGGGATGGAGTACATCCCTCCCCCTAGCGCCAACCTTGTTGCCCGCAAGAAGCTCCGGCCAGCACCCCCACACATCAAATGTGAAGCAGAGAGCGAGGACGATGAAGGCCGCGAGCGCGAGGATGACTTTGAAGAGCCAGTGGGACGCAGTGAAGGTCCGTCTCTCTCCACTGGCCGGTGTGTTGGTGCTGGAGGGCCTGAGCGGAGGAGGATAACTCATCCTGAGAAAACAGACGGAGCTGGCTGCATCTCACAGAGTCCTCGCTTCGCTCCCCTCAGTCTTTACGAGGAGAGGATGCTGCTGCGTCGGCTGGATGCCTGCCCCCTGGCCTTGGCTGTCACTCCACAGGCCAAACGCCTCCACAGGAAGCTGCTGGTTCGTCAGGCCAAGAGGCAGAGAGGGCTCCCCCTGCTGGACATTGACCGGGCTGTCAGTGCTACCCTCAGCCTGGTGGGAGGGATCTATGGCGCCCATGGGGTGGGGAATCTCATGCGAGGAGGAGCCATGGGAAAATACTGCACCAACAGCCAGGAGCTGCGTATTCTTGATCGCTTCCAG accAACTTTTCTTGCAGAAGGGGCGTTCAGCAGCACTCGGTGTCCTTTTGGCATCGTCTGATGGGAGCAGAAGGCAGTTTGGACCAGAGCATCAAGAGTCCATACACCTCTCGCATCCTGAAACCATACATCAG GAGGGATTATGAGAGTCGTCCAGTGAAGCTGAGGTTGCTGGCAGAGATTAAAGCATATCCTCACAGGAAGGAACCCGAGTGGGTCCCTGAACCCAGCGCCCCCATCGACTACTGCTATGTCCGGCCAAATCACATTCCCTCTGTCAACGCCATGTGTCATGACAGCTTCTGGCCTG GTGTGGACTTGTCAGAGTGTCTGCAATACCCAGACTTCAGCGTGGTCGTCCTGTATAAGAAAGTCGTGATCGGCTTCGGTTTCATGGTGCCTGATGTGAAGTACAATGAGGCCTACATCTCCTTCCTGCTGGTCCATCCTGAATGGAGGAGAGCCGGCATTGGTACCTTTATGATCTACCATCTCATCCAG acttGTATGGGGAAAGACGTGACACTGCATGTGTCGGCCAGTAATCCTGCCATGCTGCTTTATCAGAAGTTTGGTTTCAAAGCGGAGGAGTACATTCTGGACTTCTACGATAAATATTATCCTGTGGACAGCACTGAGTGCCGCCACGCTTTCTTCCTCCGACTGAGACGCTGA